The sequence CCTACGACATCGAAAAGACTGGTGAGGGCACCTACCGGATCACCCTGGCCGCCGCCGGGTTCGGCGCGGATGAGCTGGAGCTGACCGCCCAGCCTAACCTTCTGGTCGTCACCGGCCGTAAAGCCAAGGGCGACGAGGGCCGCAACTATCTCCACCGCGGAATCGCCGGCCGGGATTTCGAACGTAGGTTCGAGCTGGCCGACTACGTGGTCGTCAAGTCGGCGGACTACGCCAACGGCGTCCTGTCGATCGACCTGGCGCGTGAAGTGCCGGAAGCGCTCAAGCCCCGCCGGATCGAAATCGCCCAAGCCGGCGGCGCAAAGGTCCAGCAGCTGCGCCAGGACGCCTCCGAGCGCCAGGCCGCTTAAGGCGACATTCGACAACCCGAACTGGAACCGCGGCCGACACCTCGGTCCGGTTTTTCGATGCACGTCCGGAAAGGAGGCTTGTCATGAGCGTGCGAGATCTTGCGCCTTGGAACCGCAGCGGCGATCGGGAGCGAAACCTGCCAGGAGTCCAAGGCGCGGCCAGCCCTTTCTTCACGCTTCATCGCGAGATGAACCGGCTGTTCGACGATGTTTTTCGAGGCTTCGAAACATCTGCGCTCTGGAGCGGCCGCGCCTGGCCGCAAATCGAGGTGGAGGACGCCGCGGACGAATATCGGGTCACCGCTGAGCTGCCGGGCCTGGAAGAGAAGGATGTCGAGGTTCTCGTTCAGGACGATGTCCTGATCCTTCGTGGCGAAAAGCTCAGCAAGACCGAGGATCGCAACCGCGCCTTCAGTGAACGGGTCTATGGTCGGTTCGAGCGCCGGATCGCCCTGGACGGCGCCAGCCAGGCGAACGTGCGGGCTGAGTTCCGCAACGGGGTGCTCACGGTCACCGTCCCTAAAGCGGCTCTAAGCCAGCAGCGGGTAAAACGGATCCCAATCAACGCCGCCGCGACCACCCACTAACCCTTGCGCCGCCGACGGCCGGCCTTGGGGCCAGGTCCTCGGCGGCGAGCCTTTCCACAATGGAGGTGCATGATGCTGATGAACTCAGAAATCGCCGCCCCCGTGAAGGGGTTGCGCGAAGCCCGCGAGCGACTGCTTCGGCCGGCCGTAGGGTTTCGACATCCGGTTGAGGTCATGAAGGACCAGGACCTCGACGTGGCCGACAAGCGGGCGATCCTTTCCTCATGGGCTTCGGACGCCTGCGCGGTTGAAGGCCGGCCTGAACTGCGCTGGCTGATCGGAACCGATGCCCCGGTGCTGGTCGGAGACGTGCTGCAGGCGCTCAGGCGCCTCGACGAAGTCACGCCCGCCCTCAACTGGGAGCCGCGCCACCACCATTCGAGATCGAACGGAGCCGACCACCCACAGCTATCATGACGGACCGGAAAGTCGTCGTGGGAAGGCCTCCTCCACATGCGCTGCTGAACTATTCGAACTGAGCAGGCGACAATGAACAGAAAAGGAATTCTCACCGGCGCCGCCATGGGCGGCGCGCTCTTGGCCGCCGTGGCCGTCGGCGGCTGGACGCTGGGGAGGGCGGACGTTTCGCACGCGGTGACGCCGCCGGCGCCGGCCGCCTCGGCGCCGAGCTCTTTCGCGGACATCATCTCGCGCGTCGAGCCCGCGGTTGTGTCCATTGACGTCGAACGGAAGGCGGAGCTCGACCCGACGGCGCTGTGGGGGTCCTCGCCATTCTTGTTCGACAGCCCGCAGGACGGCGATGACGACACCCCCTTCGGCTTCAGTTTCCGCCCGCCTTTCGGCGGCCAGCGGCCCGGTGACCGGGCGACGCCGAAGGTGGAAGCCTCCGGCTCTGGCTTTTTCATCTCCGCAAAAGGATACATCGTGACCAACAACCATGTGGTGGAGAAGGCCGAGAAGATCACGGTGCGGACCAACGACGACAAGTCCCTCACCGCCCGCCTTGTCGGACGAGATCCGTCGACGGACCTGGCCGTGATCAAGGTCGAGGGAGCAGGCTATCCCTTCGTCGATTTCGAGAACCAGTCCAAGCCAAGGGTCGGCGACTGGGTGATCGCAGTCGGCAATCCGTTCAATCTGGGCGGCTCAGCGACTGCGGGCATCGTGTCCGCCCTTTCCCGGCCGAAGGTCAGCGGCAACGGCTATGTCGACTACATGCAGATCGACGCGCCGATCAATCGCGGCAACTCCGGCGGCCCGACCTTCGACGTGTACGGCCGCGTGGTGGGAGTCAACACGGCGATCTTTTCGCCGAGTGGCGGCTCGGTGGGAATCGGATTCGACATTCCTGCCGACGTCGCCCAATCGATCTCTCGGCAGCTGATCGCCCATGGCAAGGTGACGCGCGGCTATATCGGCGCATCGATTCAGGATGTGACGCGCGAAATCGCTGAAAGCCTGGGCGTTGCGCCCGACGCAGGCGCGCTTGTGGCCGACGTGACGCCAAGCGGCCCATCGGCCCAGGCCGGGCTGGGGTCGGGCGACGTGATTGTCAGCGTCAACGGACACAGGGTGACATCGGCGTCTGACCTGACCCGGCAAGTCGCGTTGGCCCATCCCGGCGAGACCCTCCGCTTGAAGGTGCGCCGCGACGGCGCCGAGCGGGAGATCATGGTGCGCTCGGGCGCAAGGCCTTCCGAGGCTGCGCTCGCGCGCCTTGACGATCAGAGAACCGCCGATGCTGCCCCGCCGTCAGAGCCTTTGGGCCTGCGCCTTGCGGCGAATCCGAACGGCGGGGTGACAATCAAGGGCGTCGCTACCGGGTCAGACGCCAGCGGCAAGGGCCTCAGGCCAGGAGATGTGATCTTGCGGGCCGGTTTGCAGCGCACCGACTCTCCGGCTGACTTCGAGGCGGCTGTCGAAAACGCGCGCCACTCTGGCCGACAATTCCTGTCGGTGCTGGTCGACCACGGCGGGCGAAGGCGCTTCATGGCGCTGGATCTTGCCGACAAGATGGGCTGACAAGCGAGCGAGGCGCCGGCCGGCGGCTGCCTATCGGACGGCGCCTTGAAATCTGGAAAATCCACCGCCAATTGGCTTGCCGATTTCTCTAAGGACAGTCGAATATTCAGATGACGACCGTGACCGAAGCTGCGCCCCAAACCTGCTCGTTTGAAGCCGATGTCTCCAAACTGCTGCACCTGATGGTGCATTCGGTTTACTCGGACAAGGAGGTCTTCCTGCGGGAGCTGATCTCGAATGCCGCCGATGCCTGCGAAAAACTGCGATATGAAGGCGTAAGTGACCCGAGGCTCCTGGGCGATGACGCCCAGCCGCGCATCACCATCATGCTCGATCCAGAGGCTCGGCGGCTCGCGATCGAAGACAATGGGATCGGCATGAGCCAGCCCGAAATGGCCGAGGCCCTGGGTACGATCGCCCGGTCCGGCACCAGGGCTTTCATGGAGCGGATCGCCGAAGCGAAGGACGCGGAGGGCGCCCAGCTCATCGGCCAATTCGGAGTCGGCTTCTATTCGGCCTTCATGGTCGCCGATCAGGTCGAAGTGGCCTCGCGCAGGGCCGGCGCGGATGAGGCCGCTTTGTGGTCATCAGACGGGCTGGGCACCTACACGATCGGGCCGATTGATCCCGCCCAGGCGCCGGCCCGGGGCACGCGCGTTGTCCTGCACTTAAAGGAGGAGGCCGCCGGCTATACCGAAGGTTTCAGGATTGAGCAGGTCGTCAAAGCCCAATCCGGACACGTGCCAGTTCCAATCTTTCTGCGTGAGCAGCCCGACGCCGAGACAAGGCAGATCGCCGATGGCGCGGCGCTCTGGACCAGGCCAAAGGCGGACATCACGGCGGAGGAATACAAGGACTGCTACCGCAGCCTCGCCGGCCAATTCGACGCACCGGCCCTGACGCTGCACTATCGCGCCGAGGGCCTGCACGAATACTCGGTTCTCGCCTTCGTCCCCGAGACCAAGCCGTTCGACCTGTTCGATCCCGATCGCGCCGGTCGAATGAAGCTCTATTTCCGGCGCGTGTTCATCACCGACGAGGCGCAGATTCTTCCGCGCTACCTGCGCTTCGTGCGCGGTCTCGTGGACTCGGCGGACCTGCCCCTCAATGTTTCACGCGAAATGATCCAGCAAAGTCCTGTGCTGACCGCAATTCAGAAGGGCGTGACGAACCGCGTTCTCTCGGAACTGGAAAAGCTCGCGGCCAATGATCCAGGGGCTTACGACCAGATCTGGGCTAATTTCGGCGCGGTTTTGAAGGAAGGCCTCTACGAGGATTTTGCGCGCCGCGAGTCCCTGCTGGGTCTGGCCCGCTTCAAGACGTCAGCGTCGGGCGACGAGCAGCGTTCGCTCAAAGAGTATGTTGGCGCACTGAAAGAGAACCAGACCGCCATCTACTACGCGACGGGCGCCGATCTCGACCGCCTGGCGTCGTCGCCGCAGCTCGAAGGCTTCCGCGCGCGAGGAATCGAGGTTCTGCTGCTGACCGATCAGATCGATAGCTTCTGGGTCACGGCGGGGTTGGACTTCGAAGGCAAGCCCTTCAAGTCCGTCACCCAGGGCGCGGCCGACCTCAGCCTCATCCCCTTGCCGGACGGCCAATCCCGGACGGGTGACGCCCCTGAGGACGTCACGCGGTTCATCGAATTCGTGAAGACCACCCTGAGAGACGCTGTTTCTGACGTGCGCGCGTCCGATCGGCTGATCGAGAGTCCCGTCTGTTTGGTCGCCGCGGACCAGGGTATCGACCGGCAGCTGGAGAAATTGCTGGCAGGAGCCGGCCGACAGCCCCACCGATCCAGACCGGTCTTGGAGATCAACCCTCAGCACGAGTTGGTCACCACACTAAGTCGATTGGGGGATACGGATCGAGCGCTCCGGGAGGACGCCGCCCATCTTCTCCTCGACGAAGCCACCATCGCGGACGGCGAGGTTCCCGCCGATCCGAAAGCCTTTTCAGCCAGACTGGGACGCCTTCTTGGCCGCGCGCTGCGAGCTTCGACATCAGACGTCGGAATTTGAGGGAGAGCCCAAGTCACCGCCGAACACCGCTCGCAATATTCGCCCCATGAGCCGGACCTTTCCAACACCAGAGGTGCGCGAACTGCCTAGCCTCTTGAGAGCCGCACATCGTGGTCAGGCTCAGGCTCCTGGGGCTTCCGTAGAGACATCGGCAATGCGCGACGGCTATCGGTGGACGCGCCGCCACTACAGATTGGAGGGGCCGCCGTCATGGCGCCCCCTCCGGCACATCGGCTACGACGTGGTAGCGGGCGCGGGAATCGTCGGCCTGATTAAGTTCCTCAGCGCTCGCGCGCGCCGCTTCGTAGTCGCGATAGGGGCCGAAGACCCGCGGCCGCGGCAGATGCCTGGCGTTGTCGACCCAGCGGCCGCCGAGCACCCAATATCTGTCGGCCGTGACGGGAAGCCGCGCGCTCATCACAGCACCTCCCAGTCAAGGTCGCCTGCGTATCGGTGGGTGGTCCTGCCGACGTCATCGAGCGCGAAAAGGAACACCCAGCCGTTGTCGAGCAGCGCCTGCACCTGGGGCTGCCGGCTCAGCACCTTCGAGATCGCGTGCGGCGCCGCCGCGATGAATACGCTGAGACGCAGCGGCTCGTGGAGGAAGCGCCGTCCGTCGTGGATCGACTGGATCGGGAGGCCGATCCGCAGATCGCCGCCGTTGCCCTCCAGGACGCCGACCCGCCCGCAGACGTTGTGCAGCGTCTTGTCGCCAGAGCCGAAGGCCGCATTGTCAACCGTCGAACCGTAGTACTGGAGGCTGATCCAACTCGCGACGACCATGGGCGCGGTCAAGATCAGCTCCAGGACCTTGAGCTCCGGGTCGGCGGCCCGGTCATAGCTGTGTAAGAACGCCCGACCCTCCAGATTGCGCCCCTGCGTCAGCAACCGCGGTGCGGCTATGAAGGCCGCAGCCCGCGCGAGGCCCCACTCCGGCCTGACCTGCGACCAGTCCCGGGCGCGCGCAAAGACCTGATCGGCCTGGGCGGGGGAAAGGCCGAGAAGAGGCGCCCGCTCGGCGCGAACCAGCCGTGAAGCGGACTCCAGCTTTTTCGCCGCGCCGGCCAATTCGGCAGCGTGGCTTGGCGGAACGGCTTCCCCATCCAGGAGCCAAAGCGCGTCCGTCGTGGTGTCATGCAGCGCCGCGACGAACCAGGTGTCCAACGGGATCGCGATACCCCTCGCCGCCAGGCCCTCGCGGACCGCAGCGTCGTTCAGGAGCGCTGCTGCGTATCGCGCATTGGGCGCTCCGCTGCGCCCACCGCAGGCGCCGCAGTCGAGACCGGCCGCGTGAGGGTTGTTCGTCGTTGTCGATGCATGACCGACAAGCAGCACCAAGCGCGCGAAGCCGCCCGTCAGCGACATTCCCCGCAGCGCGCCTTCCGCAAGGTCGATGCGGTGCGCAAGCGCGAGCCCGTCGCTCCCCAGGGTTGGAGTCGGCGGCGGCTCTACAGACCCCGTCCCGGCCGCCTCAGCCGCGAGCTTGGCGCCGTAGCCCAGCCCGAACGCTTCCACGAACCCGAAGCACGAGACGGCGGACTGCTTCAGCTCCGTCCAGACGGAGCCCGCCCACGAAGACCAGCCGACGAGCGGATGCGACGGCTTCGTTTGCGCATGGACGCTGAAGCCTGGGCGCAGCAGCACCGGGCAATGGGCGTGGACGCGCTCCCCGTCCGCACCATAGGCGAGCGGCATCCCGAAAAAGCCCGCAAAGCCGAGCGTCTCGGACTGCGGCCAGACCGTCTCAAGGGCGCGCCGGTAAGCCTCGGAGCGCACGTCTATACAGAAGACCGTCTGCACGTCTGGCCGCTGGGCGCATTTGGCCTTGGGCCCGACAGCTAGATCCTCGATAAGGCGCTTCTGGAACGCGTGTTCGTAGGCACGTTGTAGGACAAGATCGACCGAGAGGTCGTCCGGACTCGTCGCAGGCGCGCCGGTCGACGCCCGGGAAGCCGCCAGCGCAGCCCGCCAGGCGGACACGAACGTCTCATCCGTGCGTTGCCGGAACAGGGCGTAGCCCCAGATGAGCCGGATGGCGAGCAACTCGACGAGCTGACCGCCGGGCTCTCCCGCCAGTTCCGCGTCCCAGTCGAGCCGGCGCACGTAGGCCGCCCAACCCCGCACGTCGAAGAGCGCCCGGTAAAGATAGTCGGTCCATTGGTCCGCCGGAATTCCGAGGTTGGAGAGAACCTTGGCGATCGCCACCACCGGTTCAGCGGACAACGCGGCCACTGTATCGGCCAGGCCGTTCACGCCCATGGCGCGCGGATTGCCGTCGAACTTCACCGACCAACGCCATGCCTCGTAGAGGCCCATTCCGCGCCAGGGGGCCGGCCAGGCCGCCTGGCCGGCGTCAAAATAGGCGGCGCACCACTTGGAGATCTGGTCGATCATGAAGGCTGTTCGCGAGACCTCCCGGTCGCCCGCGGAGAGCGCATCAAGCACATCCGAGACGGTGGCGACCCGGCTAGGCCGCGGCTGCTCGGCCGGGTCGGCCATCACCGCGTGCAGGAGGCGTTCGCGGGTCAAACCTGCGCCCCGCCCCTCCGCCAGAGCTACGATCAAATCCTCCGGCGCAATTCTGCCCTCCCGCAGCGCTTGCCGATAGAAGCTTCTCGGCATCAGGATCCGAGCGCCCGTGAGGCGGTGCAGCTCACTGGCGGCGCGCTCGAACGGCGTCCTGGCGAAACCCAGGAACGGGTTGACCGCCACGAAGCTGGAGAGCGGCCAGACCGGCGCGATGCGCGCACAGGCCTCTTGGATCGCGGTCCCCAGACCCGTGTCCGCGGGTGCGGGCGAGCGAGGTGCTGTGTCGGTCGTCGCGCGATCGAGGACAGGGTCAGCTAAGGCGAGGCTCATGTGGCCGCTCCCGGTTGCGTGGAGTTGGACGGCGAGGCGGGCCAAAGCCGCAGCACCCACCGATTGGCGATGGTGTTCAGGTAGAAGCCGTTGGAGACGAGCGCGTAGGCGCGCGACCAGGCCGGCGAGGCGGACTGACCTGGCAGCCGCAGTTGCATGCA is a genomic window of Phenylobacterium montanum containing:
- a CDS encoding Do family serine endopeptidase, coding for MGGALLAAVAVGGWTLGRADVSHAVTPPAPAASAPSSFADIISRVEPAVVSIDVERKAELDPTALWGSSPFLFDSPQDGDDDTPFGFSFRPPFGGQRPGDRATPKVEASGSGFFISAKGYIVTNNHVVEKAEKITVRTNDDKSLTARLVGRDPSTDLAVIKVEGAGYPFVDFENQSKPRVGDWVIAVGNPFNLGGSATAGIVSALSRPKVSGNGYVDYMQIDAPINRGNSGGPTFDVYGRVVGVNTAIFSPSGGSVGIGFDIPADVAQSISRQLIAHGKVTRGYIGASIQDVTREIAESLGVAPDAGALVADVTPSGPSAQAGLGSGDVIVSVNGHRVTSASDLTRQVALAHPGETLRLKVRRDGAEREIMVRSGARPSEAALARLDDQRTADAAPPSEPLGLRLAANPNGGVTIKGVATGSDASGKGLRPGDVILRAGLQRTDSPADFEAAVENARHSGRQFLSVLVDHGGRRRFMALDLADKMG
- a CDS encoding Hsp20/alpha crystallin family protein, which encodes MNRLFDDVFRGFETSALWSGRAWPQIEVEDAADEYRVTAELPGLEEKDVEVLVQDDVLILRGEKLSKTEDRNRAFSERVYGRFERRIALDGASQANVRAEFRNGVLTVTVPKAALSQQRVKRIPINAAATTH
- the htpG gene encoding molecular chaperone HtpG, which produces MTTVTEAAPQTCSFEADVSKLLHLMVHSVYSDKEVFLRELISNAADACEKLRYEGVSDPRLLGDDAQPRITIMLDPEARRLAIEDNGIGMSQPEMAEALGTIARSGTRAFMERIAEAKDAEGAQLIGQFGVGFYSAFMVADQVEVASRRAGADEAALWSSDGLGTYTIGPIDPAQAPARGTRVVLHLKEEAAGYTEGFRIEQVVKAQSGHVPVPIFLREQPDAETRQIADGAALWTRPKADITAEEYKDCYRSLAGQFDAPALTLHYRAEGLHEYSVLAFVPETKPFDLFDPDRAGRMKLYFRRVFITDEAQILPRYLRFVRGLVDSADLPLNVSREMIQQSPVLTAIQKGVTNRVLSELEKLAANDPGAYDQIWANFGAVLKEGLYEDFARRESLLGLARFKTSASGDEQRSLKEYVGALKENQTAIYYATGADLDRLASSPQLEGFRARGIEVLLLTDQIDSFWVTAGLDFEGKPFKSVTQGAADLSLIPLPDGQSRTGDAPEDVTRFIEFVKTTLRDAVSDVRASDRLIESPVCLVAADQGIDRQLEKLLAGAGRQPHRSRPVLEINPQHELVTTLSRLGDTDRALREDAAHLLLDEATIADGEVPADPKAFSARLGRLLGRALRASTSDVGI
- a CDS encoding Hsp20 family protein; this encodes MRTAYDFSPLYRSVIGVDRMADLIETAMRTGGESHYPPYDIEKTGEGTYRITLAAAGFGADELELTAQPNLLVVTGRKAKGDEGRNYLHRGIAGRDFERRFELADYVVVKSADYANGVLSIDLAREVPEALKPRRIEIAQAGGAKVQQLRQDASERQAA
- a CDS encoding YbcC family protein, with product MSLALADPVLDRATTDTAPRSPAPADTGLGTAIQEACARIAPVWPLSSFVAVNPFLGFARTPFERAASELHRLTGARILMPRSFYRQALREGRIAPEDLIVALAEGRGAGLTRERLLHAVMADPAEQPRPSRVATVSDVLDALSAGDREVSRTAFMIDQISKWCAAYFDAGQAAWPAPWRGMGLYEAWRWSVKFDGNPRAMGVNGLADTVAALSAEPVVAIAKVLSNLGIPADQWTDYLYRALFDVRGWAAYVRRLDWDAELAGEPGGQLVELLAIRLIWGYALFRQRTDETFVSAWRAALAASRASTGAPATSPDDLSVDLVLQRAYEHAFQKRLIEDLAVGPKAKCAQRPDVQTVFCIDVRSEAYRRALETVWPQSETLGFAGFFGMPLAYGADGERVHAHCPVLLRPGFSVHAQTKPSHPLVGWSSWAGSVWTELKQSAVSCFGFVEAFGLGYGAKLAAEAAGTGSVEPPPTPTLGSDGLALAHRIDLAEGALRGMSLTGGFARLVLLVGHASTTTNNPHAAGLDCGACGGRSGAPNARYAAALLNDAAVREGLAARGIAIPLDTWFVAALHDTTTDALWLLDGEAVPPSHAAELAGAAKKLESASRLVRAERAPLLGLSPAQADQVFARARDWSQVRPEWGLARAAAFIAAPRLLTQGRNLEGRAFLHSYDRAADPELKVLELILTAPMVVASWISLQYYGSTVDNAAFGSGDKTLHNVCGRVGVLEGNGGDLRIGLPIQSIHDGRRFLHEPLRLSVFIAAAPHAISKVLSRQPQVQALLDNGWVFLFALDDVGRTTHRYAGDLDWEVL